In Paenibacillus xylanilyticus, the genomic window TGGAGCCCGAAGCACCGCATTTGCAAGAAAAGCTGCATCAACAACAGGCTGGCCGCCTTGCGTAAAATTCATATAATCGGGCGAAGCTGGATCTGTCGCCACTCCAATTGCACGTCTGGCCAGTTCTGCCATCCTGGCTCGACTCTCCCCCTCCTCACCTGAACGAGGGCCATGTTCAAGCCATGGTGCAATCCCTGCCAAAGTCCGTCCCAAAGCCTCCAAATAGGCGTAGTCGGTACGATCTCCCCCGTTGGATTCGACAGGCATATCGATAACAAGTCTGCTTTTTGCTAAGGCATCGAGCACAGGATGAGCTATGCGAACCAACGTATCGACCCAATACTTTCTGTCAACCGACACTTATTTTTCCTCCTCTGAATAATCATTTTCAGAAAATTATAGAAGGTTGTTTAGACGTGAACAATACACTATAATCATCAAAAACTGACCTATTGTGCTGAGGAGGATAAGGCATGCTTACGTTACTTTCTTGCGGTTATCGTACCATTCACCATGAAGGGATTGTGAGAAACCGGCCAAATGGTTCGGAAAATTACACCTTTGTGTTTTTTAACAGCAGAGCAGAAGTAAGATTGCATGACAACACAAGCACGGTGGAGAAGAATACCTTCATTTTGTTTCAACCTCAAACGCCTCATTATTACCGTGAGCTGGAGAGTCCATTTATTAACGATTGGTTCCACTGTAACGGCAGCGATTTCCACGAATTTCTCCTAAGTATTCAATTTCCTGTGGACACGCTTATTGAAGCTTCAGATCCCTTGTTGATCTCCAGAAGCATTGTGGAACTTCAGAAGTGCCTCAGATTGGATGGAAAGCTGCGTGAGCGTATTATCGATTGCGACCTTCGGTCTTTCTTCATGAAATTAAGTGACTTGCGAGCAAGAACTGCTCTCCACCAACTTAGCCGTTATTACATTCAATTTACAGAACTGCGCAACGACATCTATCGCTCTCCTCAGCAAAAACTAACCGTAACAGAACAAGCTTCACGATTAAATATGAGCAAATCCTACTTTCAACACATCTATAAAGAGCTATTTGGTTGTTCCGTAATGACGGATATGATTCATGCCCGGCTTGACCATGCCAAATATCTTTTGGATCACAGTGAGCTCTCCGTTAATCAGATTGCGTATGCATGTGGATATGAGAATGACACCCATTTTATGAGGCAGTTCAAAAAATTTGTTGGTGTTTCTCCCAGGAAATACAGATTCAGAATTGAGCCCAGTTGAGGTGTGTTTATTTGGTTATCATATTCCGTTCTATAAAATTGCAAAAAACCGTTATTCTAGTTTACGAATTAACGGTTTAATGGGCTACTGATTTGGTCATACACTTTCCTTATGTACGATATCCAACATGAGCGCAATCCTAATAAAGATAACCTAGCAAGTCCAGCTCCCCTTCATCCCAACTCATCTCACTTACTTCCTTGATCATGATTTCGCTTATCGGCTCGTGACCTATTCCGTTCGTCAATTGTAATTCATCATTAATCTTCAACCACTTTACTCGATTTTCAACTTTTTTATATCCATGCTTTAGATACAAAGCCATGTTATCTGCAAACAGAAGATGAAAATCAATATTCCTACCGATTGAGAATGCATCAATTTCCTTAAGCAGCTTGGAACCCAGCCCTTGCGAACGCTCGTTTTGTGAGACGCACAAATCAATCACACCAAGGACTCTAATACGTTTACCATTTAGATTCATCACTCTGTAATCCAGACCCACTTGCCCTACGAGTTCATTCTCATCGTTAAAAGCCAAGAATCTAAACTGCGGTACTTGCTTGAAGTAAATTCGATCCACAGGATAAACTTCAGGAAAGCTTTTGATTAATAACGCTTGTATTTTCTCGCTAAGCTCCACACCAATTTCGAATTCAAATACCTGATCTATTCTCAAATGACTCCTCCTAAACAAATGTAATGATTTAAACCTTTATCCATTGCCTTTCTACACTGGTTCACAAAAACCCTTTTATATTAACGCAATAAACTTCTATACGAATTAATTTAATCACTTAATCCCAGTATGTAGAAAGCAACAAGAAACACCCTTACGGGTGTCTCATTCGTTCACTCTAAACTATTAGTATATGAGAATCTGGTGGTTCAGTTCGTCGCACTCTCGTAAACTTCATCCGTAACAGGTTCTAGCCATTCAGGTGTACCTGCAGTAATCGCTATATGTTCAAACCAGCTGTCTTTTGCGGCACCATGCCAGTGTTTTACACCATCATGCGTAACCATAACATCGCCGGCTGTCAGGAATTGAGCAGATTTGCCTTCCTCCTGATACCACCCTTCCCCACCGGTAACTAACAGTATCTGAAATCCGTCACGGTGAATATGCCAGTTGTTTCGGCAGCCTGGCTCAAAGGTCACGTTCCCTACACCAACATTCACTTTCGGATCTGCAACCAAGGTTTGAAGATAGCTCTGTCCCACAAAATATGATGCAAAAGCTTCATTCTTCTCTCCTACCGGAAATATAACGCCGTTCTTTACCTCTTCATGTTTTGCCATAGCTAATTCCTCCAATCTGTTGATTAAAAATTATTGCTCTTCATTTTCCGGAATAACTTCATTTATGCAAGCAAGTGCATTGAGTGTCCTTGGAAAACCTATATAAGGCAGACAATGTGTGATCGCTGCAATCAGCGATTCCTTGTCATTTCCCACATTAATATTTCCCTGCACATGTGCCTTAACTTGGCCTTCGGCTCCTCCCAATGCACTGACCATAGCCAGTGTTAACAATTCCCGGATTCTCAAATCAAGTCCGTCACGGGTATAGAAATCACCGAAGCAAAAAGCCGAAAGATACTCCTGAATATGCTTCTGGTTCGAAGGGGCGCTTGCTCTCATTTTTTCAATGACATCACCAAAAATCTCAATCTGTACAGCAAGCCCTTTTTCCAAACGACTATGTTCTGAGACCTGGCTTTGGCTTTCTATAGGCAGTGCAATATTACGGGATCTGAACACCTCATTCACTTCATCAATGGCGTTTAATGTTTTCGGAAAACCGATATATGGGGCACACTGGTAAACGGCCTCTTTAATTTCTAACGGATTCACTCCAACATTCAATGCCGCACTTACATGGGCCCTGAGCTGAGGTAACGTCTGGTTGACTGTGAGGATTACCAAGGTTAGCAGTTCCCGCTGAATGTCCGTCAGAGCACCTTGATAGAACACTTCTCCAAAGATGAAACGGCTTAGAATGTCCTGAAACTCAGGATCTGTTTCATAGGAAGAAGGTACTCCCTCACCAAATAGTTGTTGGTATTTTTCCTTGCTCTTTTCAATTCGATCCAAGTGTTTCGCCCCCCCGTAGGTTTCTATTCTATTAATTCAGTGAAGGAAAAATAATTGATTGAGATCATACATATTGATGCGTTACCGCACATGTGTATAATATAAATGGAAAGTGGCACCCCTTCAATAAACAAACCTTCTTCATTCGTGCGTTATTGCACAAATTTGAAATAATGTGCGACTACCCTCTGGAAAGGAGTGAACCCTCATGTCCAAATTGAAATTGGATCGAAGAGTACAAAAATCTCAAGATGCGATCAAGAATGCATTCACTCAACTGATGTCTGAGAAAAATCTGGATCAAATTACGATTCAGGGCATTTCCCACCGGGCAAACGTCGGTCGTAGAACGATCTATGATCATTACATGGATAAATTTGATTTGCTCGACAAACTTATTGAAGAACACATTAACGAGCTACGCAGAATATGCGAAGCCGCATCTGACTTAAGTTTTGCAGAGGGAATTCTCCTCTGGTTTGAATACTTTGAACACCATCTTCCCTTCTTTTCAGCCATGTTATCAAGCAAGGGTGCCTCTGTATTTCGTCATCATTTTCTTGCATTTGTTATTGAAGAATTAGAGGGCGAAGTGAATATAACCGAAGGAATAAATCAGGGATTAAGCAAGGAGATCCTTCTTAATTTCTTTGGAGCGGCAATCGTGGAGATCGTCGAAGCGTGGCTTACCAATGGAATTACGGAGTCAACTCAGGTTATTGCAGAACAAGTAGGGGTTTTGTTGGATCGGAATTTCTAGGAACGAGTTACAGAATGAGATATCACAGCAGAAGGAGCATTGAGCCATGATTTTTATTACCAAAAAATTGATGAATCGGCTAACTCAATCTT contains:
- a CDS encoding helix-turn-helix domain-containing protein, whose protein sequence is MLTLLSCGYRTIHHEGIVRNRPNGSENYTFVFFNSRAEVRLHDNTSTVEKNTFILFQPQTPHYYRELESPFINDWFHCNGSDFHEFLLSIQFPVDTLIEASDPLLISRSIVELQKCLRLDGKLRERIIDCDLRSFFMKLSDLRARTALHQLSRYYIQFTELRNDIYRSPQQKLTVTEQASRLNMSKSYFQHIYKELFGCSVMTDMIHARLDHAKYLLDHSELSVNQIAYACGYENDTHFMRQFKKFVGVSPRKYRFRIEPS
- a CDS encoding GNAT family N-acetyltransferase, producing the protein MRIDQVFEFEIGVELSEKIQALLIKSFPEVYPVDRIYFKQVPQFRFLAFNDENELVGQVGLDYRVMNLNGKRIRVLGVIDLCVSQNERSQGLGSKLLKEIDAFSIGRNIDFHLLFADNMALYLKHGYKKVENRVKWLKINDELQLTNGIGHEPISEIMIKEVSEMSWDEGELDLLGYLY
- a CDS encoding cupin domain-containing protein, with protein sequence MAKHEEVKNGVIFPVGEKNEAFASYFVGQSYLQTLVADPKVNVGVGNVTFEPGCRNNWHIHRDGFQILLVTGGEGWYQEEGKSAQFLTAGDVMVTHDGVKHWHGAAKDSWFEHIAITAGTPEWLEPVTDEVYESATN
- a CDS encoding carboxymuconolactone decarboxylase family protein, with product MDRIEKSKEKYQQLFGEGVPSSYETDPEFQDILSRFIFGEVFYQGALTDIQRELLTLVILTVNQTLPQLRAHVSAALNVGVNPLEIKEAVYQCAPYIGFPKTLNAIDEVNEVFRSRNIALPIESQSQVSEHSRLEKGLAVQIEIFGDVIEKMRASAPSNQKHIQEYLSAFCFGDFYTRDGLDLRIRELLTLAMVSALGGAEGQVKAHVQGNINVGNDKESLIAAITHCLPYIGFPRTLNALACINEVIPENEEQ
- a CDS encoding TetR/AcrR family transcriptional regulator; this translates as MSKLKLDRRVQKSQDAIKNAFTQLMSEKNLDQITIQGISHRANVGRRTIYDHYMDKFDLLDKLIEEHINELRRICEAASDLSFAEGILLWFEYFEHHLPFFSAMLSSKGASVFRHHFLAFVIEELEGEVNITEGINQGLSKEILLNFFGAAIVEIVEAWLTNGITESTQVIAEQVGVLLDRNF